GTTTAACTCGCTTGTGGCTAGGTCTAATTGACTGTCATTTAAAACCCATATTTCAAAAAAACTTTCTTCGGTACGCACCTGGTTTTCAATATCAAGAGAGGCCAGGTAATCGCTAAAAGTATGGGCCATTTCTAAACTTCTAACGCTTCCAATTTTACGCATAAAAATTACTCTTACATGTTATTCCAAGTGTATCAAGAAAATGTTGTTTGTACGGTTCTTGTTTTGCGATTGCAATTTGTACAGCGTTTGTTAAAAACTGTTTTCTTATGGCACCTCAAAAAGAAACTATTGGCATTATTGGCGGCAGTGGCCTTTATGCCATGAAAGATTTTAAGCTTACCAAAAAAGTAAATTTAAAAACACCGTTTGGAAAACCATCCGATTCCTTCATGTGCGGAACTCTTGAAGGGAAGAGCGTAGTGTTTTTGCCACGTCACGGAGTGGGGCATCGTATTAATCCTTCCGAAATTAATTTTAAGGCTAACATCTGGGGGATGAAAAAACTGGGTGTTACCAGTATTTTTTCGGTATCCGCTGTAGGATCCCTTAAAGAAGAAATTAAACCGGGACATATGGTGGTGATCGATCAATTTATTGATCGTACCCGTTTGCGACCGTCTACATTTTACGAAAAGGGAATTGTAGCGCATGTTAGTTTTGCCGATCCGGTATGCTCTCATGTGAGAGAAAATTTAATTACATCATCTCGTTCTTGCGGGTTAGTGACGCACGATAAGGGGACATATGTGTGCATGGAAGGCCCCATGTTTTCCACACGTGCCGAGTCTCATTGGTATCGTAGTCTTAATGCTTCGGTGATTGGAATGACCAATTTACAAGAGGCTAAACTCGCCCGTGAAGCCGAAATTTGCTACGCCACTCTTGCGCTATCAACCGATTATGATTGCTGGCATGAATCGGAAGAGCCGGTGACCACCGATCAAATTTTGGCTATTTTGCATCAAAATATTGAAGCCGCACAAAGTATTATTAAAACAGCGGTTAAAAATTATTCAGGCTTGTCCTCGTGTTCGTGCCGCAGTGCAGTGGCTCATGCCATATTAACAGATAAGAAAAAAATAAGCCCGGTGGCTAAACAACGTTTAAAACTTTTAATTGGGAGATACCTATGAGTATTTTAGTGGTGGGAACCGTAGCCCTGGATACTGTTTCAACACCTTTTGGTAAAATAGATGAAGGGCTGGGTGGTTCGGCCATGCACTTTGCAGTTTCTTCTTCTTACTACACGCCTGTTTCAATTGTTGCCATTGTGGGGCAAGATTTTCCTCAAAAACATCTCGATTTTTTAAAAAGCCGTAACATTAATATAGATGGTATTCACCGTCATGAAGGTAAAACCTTTCGCTGGACAGGTAAATATGACTACGATTTAAACAATGCCCAAACTCTTAAAACCGAACTCAATGTGCTGCTTGAGTTTTCACCAAAACTGACCGACGCACAAAAAAAGAACGATTTTTTATTTTTGGCCAATGTCGATCCCGATATTCAACGTCAGGTGATTGAGCAAATGCCGCGTCCCAAACTAATTGCCTGCGATACTATGAATTTTTGGATTGAAGGCAAAAAAGATTCTCTCTTAAAAACATTTAAGATGGTGGATATGGTTACCATCAACGAAGGCGAAGCTCGATTACTTTCCGGTGAAGCTAATTTAATGAAAGCAGCCAAAGCTATCATTAAGATGGGTCCTAAAACCGTGGTGATTAAACAGGGAGAGTACGGAGCTTTGCTGTTTCACGATAATCATGTATTCTCGGCCCCCGGATTACCTTTAGAAACGGTTATGGATCCAACGGGTGCGGGTGATAGTTTTGCTGGCGGCCTGATGGGTTATTTATCGCGTGCTGGTGAAGTGAATTTAAAAAACTTAAAGCAAGGTTTAATTGCCGGTAGCGTGATGGCTTCACTGAATGTGGAAGCTTTTAGCTGTGAAAGAATTAAAAATCTTTCCGAAGCCGATTTAAAAAACCGCTATGCCGAATTTAGGGCTTTAAGTCATTTTGAAGATTTAAGTTTCTGATAACTCAAACGCGTCGGACTTGTCCGGCTGGTTTGAGTCCGACTATGGCTCGTCAAACTATTCAGGGTATTTACGATACGGCCTTTAGGCTGTTGCGCCATCATGCTACCGATAATTTAAAAAAGCTTCTTTTTCGCCTGCATCCTGCAGATTTAGCCGATGTTATTCAAAAATTTACAGTTCACGACCAAGACGTGATTATTGGTCTTATTCACGATTATTCAAAATTGCCCGAAATGTTTTCCGAATTAGAAGGTGATTTTTTAAAAGAATATTTGGAACGTAACAATAACTTTGCCTGGCTTTCTGAAATTTTACAAAAGTTACCCTCCGACGATTTAACCGATTTGGTGGGGAAATTGCCCCAGGAAATGGCAGATGAACTTTTAAGTCATTTTCAAACCGAACAATCACAGGATGTAACCGGCTTGTTGCAATATCAAGAATCTACCGCGGGCGGACTTATGTCTACCGAGGTTTTTAAATTGGCCGAAACAATATCGGTTAAAGAAGCCATTTTGAGTTTGCAAAATATTTCACAGGTAGCCACATTTTTTTATATTTATGTGGTTAATAGTGTAGATCAGCTTACCGGCGTTATTTCTATTCGGCAGCTTTTTCAAAATTCTCCCGACAAACAGTTAAAAGATATCATGATTCGTGATGTGATTAGGGTTGGTACTCAAGAATCTCAGGATGTAGTGGCGCGTATAGTGGCACAGTATAATTTGGTAGCCATTCCGGTAGTAGAAGAAAATAATACTTTGGTTGGTGTGATTACTGTTGATGACGTGATTGATGTTATTCATGAGGAGGCTAAAGAAACAGCCCTTAAAATGGGTATTGTAGAATCGGAAGATTTAAACGAGCAGGGCTTGATAAAAAGTTTAACGCATAAAATCCCGTGGTTTGTTATTTTTTTACTGGGGGCCATTGTTAATTCTGAAATTATTAATCATTATTACAGTTTTTTACCTGCCATGGGTATTTTTGCAGGATTTATCCCGCTGATGTTGCGTATGGGCGGCATTATTTCACGGCAAAGTGCCACCATCATGATTCAGAGTATTTACTCCAATCAATTTAATTTAAGGTCTATTCTTAAAACCTTTTTAAGACAGGCTATCATTAACAGTGTTATTGCTCTTGTGGCTATTGGCATTATGGCATTTTACAGCTATTTTCGTTTTCATCAGGTGGGGTTATTGCCCTTAGCTATTGGTATTTGTTTATTTGCCGCTATGTTGGTATCGCATGTGTTGGGTAATACCTTGCCTTATCTTTTTTCTAAAATTAAACTCGATCCGGGTCTTGCTAGTCATTCGCTTATTAATTTTGTGCTGGATGTTTTGGTGCTGTTTATTTACTTTAAGGTTCTAATCGTCTTTTTCCAAAAAAGTTAAATATGAACTCAAACCAGATTACCGGTATTGTGTTAAAAAAAATCCCTTATGGAGATAGTGATTGGATTGTCACTATTCTTACCGAAGAGGGGATGAAGCTATCGGCTATGGCTAAGGGTGCTAAAGGTTCAGCCAAGCGTTTTCAGGGTGGACTCGATCTGTTTAGCGTTTTTCGTTTCATGATAAAGCCTAAGGGAGCTGATTTTAACTGGCTTGAGTCGAGCGATATGACTTGGGGTTTTGCGGGAGCAAGGCGAGATGTGCTTAAGTTTGCCTGTGCTTCTTATTTTTCTGAAATTATTTTGGAGTTTATGCAAGAAAAAGAAGAAATGCCTCACGTTTATTCTACGTTTTTGTCTTTTCTAAAAGATCTTAATACCGAATTGCCGCTCTTGCCTCAAACCATTCCCGTATTTGAACATCATATGCTGTCTTTGTTTGGCTATAAGCCAAGTTTAGAGCAATGTGTGGAATGTTCCTGTAAAATTACACCGGAACAACAGTATCATTTTAGTACCAATAGAGGTGGGGTCATTTGCTCGGTTTGTTTTCGTGGTAAAAGCGATTATCCTCTTACATATCAGGTAATCACAAAAATGATGGATGGTTTTTCTGGTGAAGCTTTTCCGGTTTGGAAAAGTGAAGAGGTGGCTCAGGCTCGTCATGTGTTAGAATATTTTTTGCAATATACAGCCGGAAAGCCTTTTAAGTCTCTCTCTTTTTTAAGCTCAATTCTTCAGTGACAAATTAACGCACTGCATCAATAAAAATAACGCAAGTCTTTCAGATTGTTGACAAAATTTAGAAATATTTAATTGACACACAGAGGGAATCAATTTACATCCCTAAAGTCATTAAAGCAGTTCTATCTATATATAAGGGGTCTGAAGGAGCGAAAAATGCCACAATTTGTTAGAGGAAAGGTAGCTAGCGCCTTTATCCTTATTTTATCCGTTTATCTTTTTGCTAATTGTACTCCCAAACAAATCGCGTCTGATATCACGTCGCAAATTATGAGAAGTGGGGCTCCTGCTTTTGAAATGGAGTCGGATGTTGATATTGCCGAAACATCTGGGCTTACCATGATTAAAATGATGGAAGCTTTCCAGCATGATAATCCCAACAATAAAAATTATCTCATACTTCTCTCTCGTTCTTATGCCAACTATGGTTTTGGTTTTTTAGAATGGAACATGCTCAAGTATAAAAGCGTGGATGAAGGCAAAAGAGCTTTAAATGAAAGCCGTGCTAAACAATTTTATGCCAAAGGTAAGGCTTATGGCTTGCAATTGTTAACCCGCAATAGTGCTTTTGAAGGAACACTTAAAAAGGATATGGATTCTTTTAAGAAAGCGTTAAAAGGCATGGGAAGAGGGTCGCTAGAACCTTTGTTTTGGACCGCATTAAATTGGGGTAGTTACATTAACCTTAATAAAGATTCGCCGCTGGCCATTGCCGAATTTCCCCGTGCCGAAGCCATGATGCAGCGTGTTTATGAAATTGACGAAAATTTTTATTATGGTGGTCCCTTGCTCTTTTTTGGGGTCTCTTTTGGATCGCGTCCTACCATGTTTGGTGGTAATCCCCAAAAATCGAAAGAATTTTTTGAAAAAGCCTTAGCGGCTTATAAACGTAAATTTTTGATGACGCAGGTGTTGTATGCACAAACATACTGTGTCCAAAACCAGGATAAAGCCATGTTTGAAACTCTACTCAACGAGGTTTTATCTACCGATGCTGCCGTGCTTCCCGAAGCAAGGCTTGCCAACGAAATAGCCAAGCAAAAAGCGGCTTGGCTTTTGTCCCACGAAAATCAATATTTTTAACCCCATCTATAAGGAGATTGTATGAAATCGTTTTCATTAAAATTATTAACTTTGGCACTTGTAAGCGCCGGGTTTATAGCCTCTTCCAGTGTTCAAGCGGCTCCCTGTGCTGCGCCTTCAACCGTTCTTAAATTAGCAACTGTAGCTCCCGAAGGAACCACTCTTTATAAAGGGCTCATGAATGTTAAAACAGCCATCAATACTCAAACTGAAGGTTGTGTGGATATTCAAATTTTTGCCGGTAGCGTTCAGGGTGATGAAAAAGACGTGATCCGTAAAATCCGTATTGGTCAGCTTGATATTGCGGCCTTAACCGGTGTGGGTTTAGGAGATATTGTTCCCGAAGTACGTGTTTTAGAATTGCCCTTCCTCTTTAAAACAGAAGCACAGGTAAATTCGGTATACGCGGCTATGCGCCCATATTTTGATAAAGCCTACGAAGCTAAAGGCTTCAAACTGATGGGCTGGGCTGGTATTGGTTTTATCCAAATTTTCTCTAACAAATCTATTACCAAAAAAGCCGACATGAACGGCGTTAAAATGTGGATGTGGGAAGGTGATCCTTTGGCTCAGGCTATGTATGAATCGTTAAAAGTGGTTCCTGTGCCCTTGGCTTTACCCGATGTGCTATCGTCTCTTACCACTGGCCTTATTGATGGCGCTTATGGTCCTGGTTTAGGTGCTATTGCTCTTCAATGGCATACCAAGGTAAAATATATGACCAAAGTCGATTTAAGCTACGGCAGTGGTGGTTTGGTTATTTCAAATGCAGCTTGGGCTAAGTTAAATCCGTCTCAACAGACTATTGTTAAAAATGTAATTGATCAAGAAGCTGCTAAGCTTACAACACAAACCAACATTGATAGCGCTCAATCGGAACAAATTTTACAGGCTAGCGGTATTCAAATTGTACAATTGGATCCAGCTTCTAAAACCGAATTGGAAGGTATCAGCAAAGAAGTTCAAGCCAAACTGGTTGGCAAACTGTATTCGCAGGAACTCCTAAACCAGGTTTTAGCTTTAATTAAATAATTTAAATTAGCGAATAGAGGGGCGGTTTATCCGCCCCTCACTCGTTTTATTGTATGAAAGCTCTTTTCTTTATTGATAAGCTTCTTTTAAAAATTGAAGCCTCGCTTCTTAATATCATTCTTATCACCATGCTCGCTTTTGCCAGTACCCAAGTAATTTTACGAAATTTTTTTGATACCGGCATTGAATGGGGCGATGTTTTTGCCCGTCATTTGGTTTTAGTGCTTTGCTTTTTTGGAGCCACTATTTCTACAAAGGAAGATAAACACATCCGTATTGATGCATTGTTAAAAGTGATTAGTAAACGTTGGTTGCCTTTGGTGGAGTTTTTTGTGTCGGTTTTTTGTATTATTGTGAGCTTTTTACTGACTCTGGCGGCTCGCAAATTTATGATGGATGAAAGAATGGCCGATACCGTTTTGTTTGGTAAAGTGAAAACCTGGTATTTTTTAACCGTGATGCCAATTGGCTTTTCTATTATCACTTTTCGTTTTTTTATTAAAACCGTTGAAAGTTTATTCGCCTTAACCGGAAAAAAGGCTGATTTGAAAAAACTCGAGAATTCCGAACTCGATATATCCGTGAATATCAATATAAAATGAGCTCAACAATAATATTTAGCGTTGTGGCCCTTTTAGGGGCTCCCTTATTCATCATTTTTGGTGCGGTGGCGCTCTTGTCATTTTCGCAGGCAGGGATAGATACCTCGGCGATCATGATTGAGTTTTACCGTATGGCAGCAGCGCCCACACTCATTACTATCCCACTTTTTACTTTTGCTGGTTACATGATGGCCGAAAGTTCTACTCCTAAACGCTTGGTAAACCTCACTCAGGCTATTATAGGTTGGATGCCAGGCGGTTTGGCTGTTGTTACCTTGCTTGCTTGTGCATTTTTTACAGCATTTACCGGTGCCAGTGGCGTTACTATAATTGCTTTGGGTGGTTTGCTCTATCCTATTTTGCTCAAAGAAAAATATGATGATAAGTTTAGCATGGGTTTAGTGACCAGTTGCGGTAGCTTGGGTTTACTTTTTCCTCCCAGCTTGCCCATTATTTTATACGGTTTAGTAGCCACTGTTAGTATCGACAAATTATTTTTGGCCGGTATTTTACCGGGACTGTTATTGATTATGGTGTTAGGTGCTTACAGCATTTACATGGGGCACAAGTCGGGTGTTCGCCGTGTTCCCTTTGAATTTAGTAATTTGGGTAAGTCTATTAAAGAAGCAATCTGGGAAATACCTTTGCCCATTATTATTTTGGTGGGCATTTACGGTGGCATTATTACCGCCTCCGAAGCGGCTTCGGTAACAGCCTTATATGTATTTATTGTTCATGTTTTTATCTATCGTGATCTTAAAATTTTTACCGACATCCCGCGTATTATTCGTGAATCGATGGTGCTGGTGGGTGGTATTCTCATCATTTTGGGTGTGGCCTTGGGGATGACGGGTTATATTGTAGATGCTCAAGTTCCGTTTAAAATTTTCAATTGGGTAAGCCAATACATTAGTTCTCAATTCATGTTTTTGGTGTGCCTCAATCTATTTTTGTTGGTGGTGGGTTGTTTAATGGATATTTTCTCGGCTACCATTGTGGTGGTGCCCATTATCACACCCATTGCTTACAAGTATGGTGTAGATCCCATTCATTTGGGGATTATTTTCTTAACTAATTTAGAAATTGGTTATTTAACTCCGCCGGTGGGGCTTAATCTGTTTATCTCGTCTTTCCGCTTTAAAAAGCCCATTTTTGAATTGTATCGTATTGCGATACCTTTTCTTATTTTACTTATTTTTTGTTTGATGATTATTACCTACGTGCCTTGGCTTTCTACATATTTGGTGAGTGTTGTGGGAGTGAAGTAGACGTATTGGGTGAAATACTTTTAAGATAATGGAAGAGGGGAATAGAAACCCCTACCATGGCTACAATAAGCCCTATTACTATAATTAATTCTTTAATGGTCATGCCGTTTTGGTTGATTTTTTTCATGTGACCAGAATATAGCGAACCGTTTTAAAACATCAAATAAATTCGCCGTACTTCCCGTTGACACACCTCTTTGTGTTTGTTACATCTCACTCTCAAATTTTTAATTTTATTATTTTAGACTAATGGAGGTTTTATGCGTGATGTTGTGATTGTAGGCGCCGCCCGTACACCGGTTGGCAGTTTTATGGGTTCTCTTTCGTCTCTTACTGCTCCTCAACTAGGTGCTATTGCTATTAAAGAGGCTGTTAAACGGGCCGGAATTAAACCCGAACTTGTGGAAGAAGCCATCATGGGTAACGTACTGACGGGTGCTGTTGGTCAATCGCCGGCTCGTCAGGCTATTTTAGGTGCCGGCCTTCCTAAAGAAGTATCGGCATTAACCATTGGTAAAGTGTGTGGCTCGGGTTTAAAAAGCGTGATGCTCGCTGTTCAGGCTATTAAATCGGGCGAAGCCGATTGTGTGGTGGCTGGTGGCATGGAAAGTATGTCGAAGGCCCCTTATGCTTTAACCGAAGCCAGAGCCGGCCTGCGCATGGGCCATGGCAAGATGATTGATACCATGATCCACGATGGTTTGTGGGATCCGTATAATAATGTGCACATGGGCAACTGCGCCGAAAAATGCGCTAAAGAATATAATGTGACACGCGAAATGCAGGATGCTCATGCGGCCGAATCGTACCGTCGGGCTCAAAAGGCAGTAAAAGAGGGTGTGTTTAAAGACGAAATTGCTGCTGTTACCATCTCTTCCAAAAAAGGTGATGTGGTGATTGATAGCGATGAAGAACCGGGTAAGGGTAGTATCGATAAATTAGCTACGCTGCGTCCTGCTTTTGATAAAGAAGGCACAGTTACTGCCGGTAATGCCTCTAGCATCAACGACGGTGCTGCGGCTCTCGTTCTCATGAGTGCCGATAAAGCTAATGAATTGGGTTTAAAACCCCTCGCTAAAATTGTAGCGAGCGCGCAAGCCAGCATAGAACCCGTATGGTTTACCATGGCTCCCTCTGTGGCCATGGAAAAAGCTTTGGAAAAGGCCAAACTCAAAGCCTCCGATATTGACTTATGGGAAGTGAACGAAGCCTTTTCGGTTGTGGCTGTAGCGAACAACAAAAAAATCGGTATTCCAGATGACAAAGTAAACGTGAACGGTGGCGCGGTGGCTATTGGTCATCCCATTGGTGCAAGTGGTGCCCGTATTTTGGTAACGCTTTTATACGCTTTAAAAGCCCGCAATGCAAAACGCGGATTGGCATCTTTGTGTATTGGTGGTGGCGAAGGTGTAGCGCTTATTGTTGAACGCGTATAAAAGAAAGGCATTTTCATGCCTCAAAAACTCATCGGCATTTTGGGTGTTCATCCGGCGCTTACGCTTTTGGCCAAAGCTTGCGCTTTGCATGGATATTCCGTGCTGTGGGTAGATGCCGATAAAAACGCACTCGAAAAAAGTATCACAGCTCTTAAAAATTCATTTGATGACGGTAATAACTTAAGCATACAGGGCTTATCGGCTAAAGATGAATGTTTGGCGCGTATTCAGTTGTCGCTGGATATGAAAGCCCTGAGTGAAGCCAGTTTTATTTTGGCATCATCTGATGCGCCTGTTAACGAACTAGTCACTACAACACCGCTTGCCTTTATCGATAGCGATATTGGCACTACAAGTCTTGCTCATAGTCTTAGTTCTCCCGAACGTGCTTTAGGTTTTTTTCCGGTTATTTACGAGAATCAAATTAAACTTGTAGAAATGATTCGTGCCGTTAAAACCAGCGATAACACGCTTCAGCTTTTTGGTAATTTTTTAAAAGAGCTAAAACTGGATACCATTTATGTACACGATTTTACCGGTTCTGTATTTGAACGTGTGGTGTATGCCGGTATTAACGAGGCTATTCAGGTTTTATACGAGGGAATTACCAGTGCCGAAAGCATTGACAGGGTGGTGAGTGTTGGGTTATCCCATCCTATCGGCCCCTTAAAACTGGCCGATTTATTAGGCTTGGACAGGGTTAAAAAGCGTTTGGAAAATTTGTTCACCGCTACCGCCAATCCCAAGTTTTTGCCGTCGCCTTTACTCACCAAATTAACCGAAGCCGGTTTTACGGGAGTAAAAGCCGGACGAGGTTTTTATCAGTATAAATCATCCCTCTGAAAGGACATTTATGAGTTTTGAAACTTTATTAGTAGAAATAAACGAAGGCATTGCCACGGTTCAGGTAAATCGTCCCAAGGCGCTTAATGCTATCAACCGCCAAGTACTTATTGATTTAGGCAACGCTTTTAAACAGCTGGAAGGTGATTCAAATGTAAAAGGTATCATCTTAACCGGTAACGGCGATAAAGCTTTTGTGGCTGGTGCCGATATTGTGAGTATGCAGAATATGACGGTTCTTGAAGCAACAGAATTTGGCAAGTTAGGTCATGACACCATGAAGACTATCGAAAACTGCGGTAAGCCCGTGGTTGCTGCTGTTAACGGTTTTGCTTTAGGTGGTGGTTTGGAACTGGCTCTCTCGTGCGATTTTATCTATGCCTCAAGCACCGCTAAATTGGGTTTACCTGAAGTTAACTTGGGAATTTTCCCTGGCTTTGGTGGTACTCAGCGTTTGTCGCGCTTGATCGGTAAAAACCGTGCTAAGGAACTCGTTTACACCGCTAAAATCATCTCGGCAGAAGAGGGGCTTAATATTGGTATTGTAAACAAAGTATCCGCTCCTGAAACTTTATTGGCCGATGTTAAAGCCACCTTATCTACAATTTTAACTAAAGGTTTAGTGGCTATCCGCTTAGCTAAGAAAGTGATGAATGAAGGAACGGATTTAGATTTAGCCAGTGGTTTGGCGATGGAAGAAAATACTTTCCCGTTAACATTCTCCACCGACGATAAAAAAGAAGGTGTAGCGGCGTTTATTGAAAAGAGAAAAGCTAATTTTACGGGAAAGTAAGAATAACCCACCCTGTCCCTCCTTTAATCTAAGGGAGGGGACCTTCTTACTCTCCCCCTTAAGTTAAGGGGGAGTGGGAGGGGGTTACAACGCATAAGGAAAAATATGAACTTTGAACTTTCTGAAGAACAAACAATGATTCAAAAAATGGCACGCGATTTTGCGCAAAAAGAACTCGCGCCTTTAGCTGCCGAACGCGATGAAAAAGCGGAATTCCCTACATCTTCACTTCCTAAAATGGCGGAGCTGGGTTTGATGGGCATGATGGTTCCTGAACAATGGGGCGGAGCAGGGCTCGATATGCTCTCATATGTATTAGCTTTAGAAGAAATTTCGGCCGCTTGTGCCTCTACCGGTGTTACCATGTCGGTGAATAACTCACTCTACTGCGGACCCATCACACGTTTTGCCAATGACGAACAAAAGAAAAAGTATTTAACACCCTTTGCTCAAGGTCAAAAACTGGGAGCGTATTGCTTGTCGGAACCAGGTACCGGTTCGGATGCAGCTAACCAGCAAACAACCGCTGTTGATAAAGGCAGCCATTATCTTTTAAATGGTACCAAAAACTTTATCACCAACGGGCCTCATGCAGATGCCATGGTGGTGTTTGCCATGACTGATAAATCTAAAAAGCATAAAGGCATTTCGGCTTTTATTGTAGATAAAAACTTTAAGGGTTTCTCGGTAGGTAAAGTTGAAAAGAAACTTGGTATTCGTGCTTCGGCTACCTCGTCCATCGTTTTAGAAAACTGCGAAGTTCCTAAAGATTGCCTCTTGGGTGAAGTTGGCCAGGGTTTTACTATTGCCATGAATACGCTCGATTACGGTCGCATTGGTATTGCCACCCAGGCGTTGGGTATTTCGCGCGCGGCTATTGAAGCGGCGGTAAAATACGCCAAAGAACGCGAAGCCTTTGGGCAATCCATTTCTAATTTTCAGGCCATCCAATGGATGATTGCCGATATGACCACACGTTTTGAAGCCTCGCGCATGCTCACTTATAAAGCGGCCGAGCTTAAGCAGGCCGGTAAACCTGCCAGTGTAGAAGCGTGTCAGGCCAAACTTTTTGCCTCGGAATCGTCAAACTTCATCACCAATAAAGCCGTGCAGATACACGGTGGTTATGGCTATTGCCGTGAGTATCCCGTAGAACGTCTCTTGCGTGATGCTCGTATTACCGAAATTTACGAGGGAACTTCCGAAATTCAGCGTTTGGTGATCGCAAAGAATACGTTAAAGTAACCCCCTCCCGTCCTCCCCCTTAGCCTAAGGGGGAGGGGCTAAGAACGCTCCCTCCCTTAAGCTAAGGGGGGGGTGGGGTGGGTTACTCTTCTTATGACCAAGAACCTTAAAGAATGGGAAGAGGGGACTTTAAAATCCTTTCTCGCTAAAGCGCCGGAGTCACAGAAAGAGTTTACCACTCTTTCGTCCGAACCCATCGAGCGTTTATACACGGCCGATCAAGTAGGCCAGAATCATCAAGAAGACATTGGTTTTCCCGGCGAATATCCTTTTACGCGCGGTGTTTATCC
This is a stretch of genomic DNA from bacterium. It encodes these proteins:
- a CDS encoding enoyl-CoA hydratase/isomerase family protein, translated to MSFETLLVEINEGIATVQVNRPKALNAINRQVLIDLGNAFKQLEGDSNVKGIILTGNGDKAFVAGADIVSMQNMTVLEATEFGKLGHDTMKTIENCGKPVVAAVNGFALGGGLELALSCDFIYASSTAKLGLPEVNLGIFPGFGGTQRLSRLIGKNRAKELVYTAKIISAEEGLNIGIVNKVSAPETLLADVKATLSTILTKGLVAIRLAKKVMNEGTDLDLASGLAMEENTFPLTFSTDDKKEGVAAFIEKRKANFTGK
- a CDS encoding acyl-CoA dehydrogenase, with amino-acid sequence MNFELSEEQTMIQKMARDFAQKELAPLAAERDEKAEFPTSSLPKMAELGLMGMMVPEQWGGAGLDMLSYVLALEEISAACASTGVTMSVNNSLYCGPITRFANDEQKKKYLTPFAQGQKLGAYCLSEPGTGSDAANQQTTAVDKGSHYLLNGTKNFITNGPHADAMVVFAMTDKSKKHKGISAFIVDKNFKGFSVGKVEKKLGIRASATSSIVLENCEVPKDCLLGEVGQGFTIAMNTLDYGRIGIATQALGISRAAIEAAVKYAKEREAFGQSISNFQAIQWMIADMTTRFEASRMLTYKAAELKQAGKPASVEACQAKLFASESSNFITNKAVQIHGGYGYCREYPVERLLRDARITEIYEGTSEIQRLVIAKNTLK
- a CDS encoding acetyl-CoA C-acetyltransferase, encoding MRDVVIVGAARTPVGSFMGSLSSLTAPQLGAIAIKEAVKRAGIKPELVEEAIMGNVLTGAVGQSPARQAILGAGLPKEVSALTIGKVCGSGLKSVMLAVQAIKSGEADCVVAGGMESMSKAPYALTEARAGLRMGHGKMIDTMIHDGLWDPYNNVHMGNCAEKCAKEYNVTREMQDAHAAESYRRAQKAVKEGVFKDEIAAVTISSKKGDVVIDSDEEPGKGSIDKLATLRPAFDKEGTVTAGNASSINDGAAALVLMSADKANELGLKPLAKIVASAQASIEPVWFTMAPSVAMEKALEKAKLKASDIDLWEVNEAFSVVAVANNKKIGIPDDKVNVNGGAVAIGHPIGASGARILVTLLYALKARNAKRGLASLCIGGGEGVALIVERV